From a region of the Campylobacter showae genome:
- a CDS encoding ribonuclease HII codes for MKNKSDAQICGIDEAGRGALAGPLAVAACVLKREITGLNDSKKLTAKRREELFKEIIKNSEFLIVYFSNKEIDELGLSECLRRALRLFKAHFAGCELLYDGNVNYGTGVKTMVGADGKVAQVSAASILAKVSRDALMTAWDGMHAGYGYAAHKGYGTKAHLDAVARLGDSPLQRRSFRVKSFERGLFDEQI; via the coding sequence ATGAAAAACAAATCTGACGCCCAAATCTGCGGTATCGACGAAGCGGGTCGCGGCGCGCTGGCAGGGCCTTTGGCGGTAGCTGCATGTGTACTAAAGCGCGAGATAACGGGCCTAAACGACTCAAAAAAACTAACGGCGAAGCGGCGCGAGGAGCTGTTTAAAGAGATAATAAAAAACTCGGAATTTCTTATCGTATATTTTTCAAACAAAGAGATCGACGAGCTGGGCCTTAGCGAGTGCCTTAGACGCGCGCTGCGGCTGTTTAAGGCGCATTTTGCGGGCTGCGAGCTGCTCTACGACGGCAACGTAAACTACGGCACGGGCGTAAAAACCATGGTCGGAGCCGACGGCAAGGTCGCGCAGGTGAGTGCGGCAAGCATCCTAGCCAAAGTAAGCCGCGACGCGCTGATGACGGCGTGGGACGGCATGCATGCTGGCTACGGATACGCCGCACACAAAGGATACGGCACGAAAGCGCATCTGGACGCGGTAGCAAGACTGGGCGACTCGCCGCTGCAAAGGCGCAGCTTTCGCGTAAAAAGCTTTGAACGCGGGCTATTTGACGAACAAATTTGA
- a CDS encoding S-adenosylmethionine tRNA ribosyltransferase, with product MRAVAAIFLACVLALGYEIRHENEGKIYKFAGEADGSKFELYISELEAEFENFSDKGAVLPPKFQGHAFFEGARYDFSKGSIEKSGADITAVNAVTEWLNLSVKADNGELTGKLAIRGKARKAVLKQVASYDFTTLGLQEIGRDGARFEAVVSDFYSPKFAQNNKKSLAAKLENFKSAWLKDSSNSAANVLNNLEYQNGKIRSVCELGASGKVCKTVWLKNLKKVNLSDVFKDLNDANLTAIFAKEKITPSENFTLSPSGITFYDGTAGGKNSEISLPLEPIKEHLKQNFGLF from the coding sequence ATGAGAGCGGTTGCGGCGATATTTTTGGCCTGCGTTTTGGCGCTAGGCTACGAGATCAGGCACGAAAATGAGGGCAAAATTTATAAATTTGCAGGCGAGGCAGACGGGAGCAAATTTGAGCTCTACATCAGCGAGCTTGAGGCTGAGTTTGAAAATTTTAGCGACAAGGGCGCCGTTTTACCGCCCAAATTTCAAGGTCACGCCTTTTTCGAGGGCGCTAGATACGACTTTAGTAAGGGCAGCATCGAAAAATCGGGCGCCGATATAACTGCCGTAAATGCGGTCACCGAGTGGCTAAATCTAAGCGTGAAAGCGGATAACGGCGAACTAACGGGCAAACTAGCGATCAGAGGCAAGGCGCGAAAGGCCGTGCTAAAACAGGTTGCAAGCTATGATTTTACCACGCTTGGGCTGCAAGAGATCGGGCGAGACGGAGCGCGATTTGAAGCTGTAGTGAGTGACTTTTACTCGCCTAAATTTGCTCAAAATAACAAAAAATCTCTCGCCGCAAAGCTTGAAAATTTTAAGTCGGCATGGCTCAAAGACTCCTCAAACAGCGCCGCAAATGTGCTAAATAACCTCGAGTATCAAAACGGCAAAATAAGAAGCGTCTGCGAACTAGGCGCAAGCGGAAAAGTCTGCAAAACCGTCTGGCTCAAAAACCTAAAAAAGGTAAATTTAAGCGACGTTTTTAAGGATCTAAACGACGCAAATTTGACCGCGATTTTCGCAAAAGAAAAGATAACGCCGAGCGAAAATTTTACGCTCTCGCCAAGCGGCATTACCTTTTATGATGGCACGGCCGGCGGTAAAAATAGCGAGATCTCACTACCGCTTGAGCCCATCAAAGAGCATTTAAAGCAAAATTTCGGGCTGTTTTAG
- a CDS encoding ATP-binding protein yields MQTLNALYQTPPKNIKFINRKFEITAPKTLIKGGIGSGKTSLIAGFLSAFESKEFLYVNLGDLRIDADEILSNLPEFLRQNPQIKILAIDDFEQRFQDKFEPVLELNLSNFIVASRLKDANLSGFSELNLDFLDYEEFIAFFSKKIDPQTLFSHFLLHGRSPASAFCDAENVAANLQTALKSSLSATQIAVLRECAKAQAQNVSVFEIFSTLKSARKISKDSVYGALSELENMSAVSLVEKFNEPNAAKRLYFSDFAFKSALSLKKDFAKNFNNTVFCELAKFNERIFYTKELDFFLPKRKLAIICSPFSDADLVFLKFKKLHANLKNLGINRLQAISVANSGEMSVEGIKCEVAPFSRWALGI; encoded by the coding sequence ATGCAAACTCTAAACGCGCTCTACCAAACCCCGCCAAAAAATATCAAATTTATAAATAGAAAATTTGAAATCACGGCACCAAAAACACTGATAAAAGGCGGTATAGGAAGCGGCAAAACATCTCTAATCGCTGGCTTTTTGTCGGCATTTGAGAGCAAAGAGTTTTTGTATGTAAATTTAGGCGATCTTCGCATAGATGCGGATGAGATTTTGTCAAATTTGCCCGAGTTTTTACGCCAAAATCCGCAGATAAAAATTCTAGCGATCGATGATTTCGAGCAGAGATTTCAGGATAAATTTGAGCCGGTTTTGGAGCTAAATTTATCAAATTTTATCGTCGCTTCGCGGCTTAAAGATGCAAATTTGAGCGGCTTTAGCGAGCTAAATTTGGATTTTTTAGACTACGAGGAATTTATCGCTTTTTTTTCAAAAAAGATCGATCCCCAGACGCTTTTTAGCCACTTTTTACTTCACGGCAGGAGTCCGGCATCAGCCTTTTGCGATGCCGAAAACGTCGCAGCAAATCTGCAAACCGCGCTAAAATCGTCGCTATCCGCCACGCAAATAGCAGTGCTAAGAGAGTGTGCGAAAGCTCAGGCGCAAAACGTGAGCGTTTTTGAGATTTTTAGCACATTAAAATCCGCCCGAAAAATCTCAAAAGATAGCGTTTACGGCGCGCTTAGCGAGCTAGAAAACATGAGCGCGGTTAGCCTAGTAGAGAAATTTAACGAACCAAACGCCGCAAAAAGGCTTTATTTTAGCGACTTTGCGTTTAAAAGCGCGCTGAGCCTAAAAAAGGACTTCGCTAAAAATTTTAACAACACGGTTTTTTGCGAGCTAGCCAAATTTAACGAGCGGATTTTTTATACAAAAGAGCTTGATTTTTTCCTGCCAAAAAGGAAACTTGCTATCATTTGCTCGCCGTTTAGCGATGCGGATTTGGTCTTTTTAAAATTTAAAAAACTGCACGCAAATTTAAAAAATTTAGGTATAAATAGGCTACAAGCAATCAGCGTGGCAAACTCGGGCGAGATGAGCGTAGAGGGCATAAAATGCGAGGTCGCACCGTTTTCGCGCTGGGCGCTAGGCATATAA
- a CDS encoding tetratricopeptide repeat protein, translated as MKKITVFGLMLISALAIDNPMADILKDYENKCNAGDEMACGVAGGVYDFAFEAYGVKQDYGKAMKFYKKGCDNGNYRSCNNLGFMYENEKGVKLDYKKTFELYTKSCDIGNDALGCRNLGFLYINKHVSGINEKQAFLEGIGRIKKAATSRRILLLAAFWAMYT; from the coding sequence ATGAAAAAAATTACGGTTTTTGGTCTGATGTTAATAAGCGCTTTGGCGATAGACAATCCGATGGCAGATATACTAAAGGACTATGAAAACAAGTGTAATGCCGGAGACGAGATGGCGTGCGGCGTGGCGGGCGGAGTTTATGATTTTGCCTTTGAGGCGTACGGGGTAAAGCAAGACTACGGCAAGGCGATGAAATTTTATAAAAAGGGCTGCGATAATGGAAACTACAGGTCGTGCAATAATCTAGGGTTTATGTACGAAAATGAAAAAGGCGTAAAACTAGACTATAAAAAGACATTTGAGTTATATACTAAGTCTTGCGACATCGGAAACGACGCGCTCGGTTGTAGAAATCTCGGATTTTTGTATATCAATAAGCATGTTTCAGGCATAAATGAGAAGCAAGCGTTTTTGGAAGGAATTGGGCGTATTAAAAAAGCTGCGACATCACGCCGGATTTTACTGCTTGCAGCTTTTTGGGCGATGTATACTTAA
- the rpsJ gene encoding 30S ribosomal protein S10 — protein sequence MERIRLKLKAYDHRVLDRTVAAIVEAVKRTGADVRGPVPMPTKIKRYTVLKSPHINKDSREQFEMRIHARMLDIVAATPDTVDSLTKLDLAPEVNVEVRAMGK from the coding sequence ATGGAAAGAATCAGGCTTAAGCTTAAAGCTTATGACCATAGAGTTCTCGACCGCACAGTTGCAGCAATAGTAGAAGCTGTCAAACGAACGGGCGCCGACGTCAGAGGTCCGGTGCCGATGCCTACGAAGATCAAACGCTACACGGTCTTAAAATCACCACACATCAACAAAGACTCACGCGAGCAGTTTGAAATGAGAATTCACGCTAGAATGCTAGATATCGTAGCGGCTACGCCCGATACCGTCGACTCGCTAACAAAGCTTGACTTAGCCCCTGAGGTTAACGTCGAAGTCCGCGCGATGGGCAAATAA
- the rplC gene encoding 50S ribosomal protein L3 has protein sequence MEYIVEKIGMSRTVNNPSIPVTLLKVVNAKVCEVSECGSAIVAYAKGKAKNKAIEGQQKKYSLTAEFNKFATLQVANKEAGDLDFSPLSSAKILKVSFSSKGKGYQGVVKRHGFGGGPKSHGSRFHKRHGSIGNREWPGRVQPGMKMAGHTGNEKVTVKNEIVSFDAENGILVLKGSVAGYNGAMGRIRIVK, from the coding sequence ATGGAATATATCGTAGAAAAAATAGGCATGAGCAGAACGGTAAACAACCCAAGCATCCCCGTTACGCTTCTAAAGGTCGTAAACGCTAAAGTTTGCGAAGTGAGCGAATGCGGCAGCGCGATAGTAGCTTATGCTAAAGGTAAAGCAAAAAATAAAGCCATAGAGGGTCAGCAAAAAAAATATAGCCTAACAGCGGAATTTAATAAATTCGCAACTCTACAAGTCGCCAATAAAGAGGCGGGCGATCTTGATTTTAGTCCGCTTAGCTCGGCTAAAATTTTAAAAGTTAGCTTCAGCTCAAAAGGTAAAGGCTATCAAGGCGTCGTGAAAAGACACGGCTTTGGCGGCGGTCCGAAAAGCCACGGTTCTCGCTTCCACAAAAGACACGGCTCTATCGGTAACCGCGAGTGGCCGGGACGCGTTCAGCCTGGTATGAAGATGGCCGGACACACCGGAAACGAAAAAGTTACCGTTAAAAACGAGATCGTAAGCTTTGACGCCGAAAACGGAATTTTGGTTTTAAAAGGCAGCGTCGCTGGCTATAACGGCGCAATGGGCAGAATAAGGATAGTAAAATGA
- the rplD gene encoding 50S ribosomal protein L4: protein MSKVCVLNEKFEKASELDLPANYAEINPHNLYLYVKSYLSGMRSNSAHTKTRAFVSGGGKKPWRQKGRGGARAGSTRTNVWVGGAVAFGPSNERNYFQKVNKKQKRLALEFALNEKANAGKIFAVDSIEIASGKTKDAAKIISALNLRDALVVKDLLDDNTLLAFRNLSNCYLIDASEINAYLVATYGAVVIEKAALETIIKEG, encoded by the coding sequence ATGAGTAAAGTTTGCGTATTAAACGAAAAATTTGAAAAAGCTAGCGAGCTTGATCTACCGGCTAATTACGCTGAGATCAACCCGCACAACCTATATCTTTACGTTAAGTCTTATTTGTCCGGTATGCGTTCAAATTCGGCTCACACCAAAACCAGAGCTTTCGTAAGCGGCGGCGGTAAAAAACCGTGGAGACAAAAAGGTCGCGGCGGCGCTAGAGCGGGCTCAACCAGAACTAACGTCTGGGTAGGCGGCGCGGTAGCATTTGGTCCGAGCAACGAGCGAAACTACTTCCAAAAGGTCAATAAAAAGCAAAAAAGATTGGCGCTTGAGTTCGCGCTAAACGAAAAAGCTAACGCGGGTAAAATTTTCGCGGTAGATAGCATAGAGATCGCAAGCGGTAAGACTAAAGACGCGGCTAAAATTATCAGCGCGTTAAATTTGAGAGACGCATTGGTCGTAAAAGATCTGCTTGACGACAACACGCTATTAGCGTTTAGAAATCTATCAAACTGCTATCTAATCGATGCGAGCGAGATAAACGCTTACTTAGTGGCGACTTACGGTGCCGTCGTTATCGAGAAGGCCGCACTTGAAACTATAATAAAAGAGGGCTGA
- a CDS encoding 50S ribosomal protein L23, with the protein MADITDIKTILYTEKTLGLQEQGVVVIQTSPKMTKNRLKEILKEYFGVTPLRVNSLRIDGKVKRFKGREGQRNEIKKFYVQLPEGSSLENTEA; encoded by the coding sequence ATGGCAGATATAACTGATATCAAAACGATTTTATATACGGAAAAAACTCTCGGTCTTCAAGAGCAAGGCGTGGTCGTTATACAAACTTCGCCTAAGATGACTAAAAATAGGCTGAAAGAAATTTTGAAAGAATATTTTGGGGTAACGCCGCTTCGCGTAAATTCGCTTAGAATCGACGGAAAAGTTAAGCGTTTCAAAGGAAGAGAAGGACAACGCAACGAGATAAAGAAATTTTACGTTCAGTTGCCTGAAGGCTCAAGCCTAGAAAACACGGAGGCGTAA
- the rplB gene encoding 50S ribosomal protein L2 has product MAIKTYKPYTPSRRFMTGLSSEDITAKPSVRSLLVKIPVSGGRNSNGRITSRHKEGGAKKLYRIIDFKRRKFGIEGKVEAIEYDPNRNCRIALIAYKDGEKRYIIRPNGLNVGDVVAAAEAGLDIKPGNAMKLRNIPVGTIVHNVELKPGKGAQMARSAGGYAQLMGKEEKYVMLRLPSGEMRQVLAECMASIGVVGNEDWANVTIGKAGRNRHRGIRPQTRGSAMNPVDHPHGGGEGKKNSGRHPVTPWGKPTKGAKTRRKKASDKLIISRRKGK; this is encoded by the coding sequence ATGGCGATAAAAACCTATAAACCTTATACACCTAGCCGCAGATTTATGACGGGCCTATCAAGCGAAGATATCACTGCTAAACCTAGCGTGAGAAGCCTGCTTGTAAAGATCCCTGTAAGCGGCGGTAGAAATAGCAACGGAAGAATAACTTCTAGACATAAAGAAGGCGGAGCGAAGAAACTTTATAGAATCATCGACTTTAAACGCCGCAAATTTGGTATCGAAGGCAAAGTCGAAGCTATCGAGTACGATCCGAACAGAAACTGCCGCATCGCGCTTATCGCTTATAAAGACGGCGAAAAACGCTACATCATCAGACCAAACGGACTAAACGTTGGCGACGTCGTAGCAGCAGCCGAGGCAGGTCTAGACATAAAACCTGGCAACGCGATGAAACTAAGAAACATCCCGGTTGGTACTATTGTACACAACGTGGAACTAAAACCTGGCAAGGGCGCTCAGATGGCTCGTTCAGCCGGCGGTTACGCTCAGCTAATGGGTAAAGAGGAAAAATATGTAATGCTTCGCCTACCAAGCGGCGAGATGAGACAAGTGCTTGCAGAGTGCATGGCTAGTATCGGCGTAGTAGGTAATGAAGACTGGGCGAACGTAACTATCGGTAAAGCCGGACGTAATCGCCATAGAGGTATCCGTCCTCAAACTCGCGGTTCTGCGATGAACCCGGTAGATCACCCGCACGGCGGTGGTGAGGGCAAGAAAAACTCTGGCCGTCATCCTGTTACTCCATGGGGTAAACCGACCAAAGGTGCTAAGACTCGCCGCAAAAAGGCTAGCGATAAGCTTATAATTTCAAGAAGGAAAGGTAAATAG
- the rpsS gene encoding 30S ribosomal protein S19 encodes MARSLKKGPFVDEHVMKKVVAAKKANDNKPIKTWSRRSTIVPEMIGLTFNVHNGKSFIPVYVTENHIGYKLGEFAPTRTFKGHKGSVQKKIGK; translated from the coding sequence ATGGCAAGATCACTCAAAAAAGGACCTTTTGTCGATGAGCATGTAATGAAAAAAGTCGTTGCCGCTAAAAAAGCTAACGACAACAAGCCGATAAAAACATGGTCTAGACGCAGCACGATAGTGCCTGAAATGATAGGCCTAACGTTTAACGTTCATAACGGCAAGAGTTTCATTCCAGTATACGTTACGGAAAACCACATCGGATATAAACTAGGCGAATTTGCTCCTACGCGCACATTTAAGGGTCACAAAGGCTCAGTGCAAAAGAAAATCGGTAAGTAA
- the rplV gene encoding 50S ribosomal protein L22 — MSKSIIKFVRLSPTKARLIAREVQGMNAEFALASLSFMPNRGAKFIATAISSAVANGGFEPEEVIVTSCRVDAGPVLKRFRPRARGSASRIRKPTSHILVEVSKPEKKEA; from the coding sequence ATGAGCAAATCAATTATTAAATTCGTAAGACTATCTCCGACTAAAGCCAGACTAATCGCAAGAGAAGTACAAGGCATGAACGCCGAATTTGCACTAGCTAGCCTTAGCTTTATGCCAAACCGCGGCGCCAAATTTATCGCTACGGCTATCAGCTCGGCGGTAGCTAACGGCGGATTCGAGCCTGAAGAGGTTATCGTGACAAGCTGCCGCGTAGACGCAGGACCAGTATTAAAAAGATTTAGACCGCGAGCGAGAGGAAGCGCAAGCAGAATCCGCAAACCGACTTCTCATATCTTAGTAGAAGTATCTAAACCTGAAAAGAAGGAAGCGTAA
- the rpsC gene encoding 30S ribosomal protein S3 — protein MGQKVNPIGLRLGINRNWESRWFPAKGTLAENIGEDYKIRAFLKKKLYYAGVSQILIERTAKKIRVTVVAARPGIIIGKKGSDVEKLKEDIQKLINKEVNVNIKEERKAQASAQLAAENVAMQLEKRVAFRRAMKKVIQGAQKSGAKGIKISVAGRLGGAEIARTEWYLEGRVPLHTLRAKIDYGVAEAHTTYGNIGIKVWIFKGEVLQKGVQPEKNEEEKADKKPRRARRGK, from the coding sequence ATGGGTCAGAAAGTAAATCCGATAGGTCTAAGACTAGGAATAAACCGCAACTGGGAGTCAAGATGGTTTCCTGCTAAAGGAACTTTGGCTGAAAATATCGGCGAAGATTACAAAATTCGCGCTTTCTTGAAAAAGAAACTTTACTACGCGGGCGTTTCTCAAATTTTGATCGAGAGAACAGCTAAGAAAATCCGCGTAACCGTCGTAGCAGCTCGCCCTGGTATTATCATCGGCAAAAAGGGCTCTGACGTAGAGAAGCTTAAAGAGGATATCCAAAAGCTGATCAACAAAGAAGTAAACGTAAATATCAAAGAAGAAAGAAAAGCTCAAGCTTCGGCTCAACTAGCTGCGGAAAACGTAGCTATGCAGCTTGAAAAACGCGTTGCATTTAGACGTGCGATGAAAAAAGTTATCCAAGGTGCTCAAAAATCAGGCGCTAAGGGTATCAAAATTTCAGTTGCTGGACGTCTTGGCGGTGCAGAAATCGCTAGAACAGAGTGGTACTTAGAGGGTCGCGTTCCGCTTCATACTCTAAGAGCTAAGATCGATTACGGCGTTGCTGAAGCACATACGACTTATGGAAACATAGGTATAAAAGTGTGGATATTTAAAGGCGAGGTTCTTCAAAAAGGCGTTCAACCTGAAAAGAACGAAGAAGAAAAAGCCGATAAAAAACCGCGCAGAGCAAGAAGAGGTAAATAA
- the rplP gene encoding 50S ribosomal protein L16: protein MLMPKRTKFRKQMKGRNRGKATRGADLAMGEIGIKAVEAGRVNSRQIEAARVALTRHVKRQAKTWIRVFPDKPLTKKPLQTRMGKGKAGVEEWVMNIKPGRIIVEMAGVDEELAREALTLAIHKLPFKTKIVTRESENEIY, encoded by the coding sequence ATGTTGATGCCAAAACGAACTAAATTTCGCAAACAGATGAAAGGCAGAAACCGCGGTAAAGCTACTCGCGGCGCTGATCTTGCCATGGGCGAGATCGGAATCAAAGCCGTAGAAGCAGGCCGCGTAAATTCGCGCCAGATCGAAGCGGCTCGTGTGGCTCTAACTCGCCACGTAAAACGCCAGGCTAAAACTTGGATCAGAGTTTTCCCAGATAAGCCGCTAACCAAAAAACCTCTACAAACTCGTATGGGTAAAGGTAAAGCCGGAGTCGAAGAGTGGGTTATGAATATAAAACCAGGTCGTATAATAGTCGAAATGGCGGGCGTAGATGAGGAATTAGCGCGTGAAGCTCTAACTCTAGCTATCCACAAACTTCCGTTTAAGACTAAAATCGTAACGCGAGAGAGTGAAAATGAAATATACTGA
- the rpmC gene encoding 50S ribosomal protein L29 — protein sequence MKYTDIKDKSVAELNALLKEKKVLLFTLRQKLKTMQLSNPNEISAVRKEIAQINTAISASK from the coding sequence ATGAAATATACTGATATTAAAGACAAAAGCGTTGCAGAACTTAACGCGTTATTGAAAGAGAAAAAGGTGCTTTTATTTACTTTAAGACAAAAGCTAAAAACTATGCAGCTAAGCAACCCTAACGAGATTAGCGCCGTCCGCAAGGAAATAGCGCAAATCAACACTGCAATTAGCGCTTCAAAGTAA
- the rpsQ gene encoding 30S ribosomal protein S17, protein MALKREIQGVVLQKAGDKTATILVERRVMHPRYHKFVKRFKKYMIHDEKNETKAGDTVVAIECRPLSARKSFRLKTILATGVE, encoded by the coding sequence ATGGCATTAAAAAGAGAAATTCAAGGTGTCGTTTTACAAAAGGCCGGCGATAAGACGGCTACGATTTTGGTTGAGAGACGCGTTATGCACCCAAGATACCACAAATTCGTAAAACGCTTTAAAAAATATATGATTCACGACGAAAAGAACGAAACTAAAGCGGGCGATACGGTCGTAGCTATCGAATGCAGACCGCTAAGCGCGAGAAAATCTTTCCGCTTAAAGACTATTTTAGCGACGGGGGTTGAGTAA
- the rplN gene encoding 50S ribosomal protein L14 codes for MIQSFTRLTVADNSGAKELMCIKVLGGSKRRYATLGDVIICSVKKALPNGKIKKGQVVKAVVVRTKKEVQRDNGSLIRFDENAAVILDNKREPIGTRIFGPVGREVRYANFMKIVSLAPEVL; via the coding sequence ATGATACAATCTTTTACGAGGCTTACGGTCGCCGATAATAGCGGCGCGAAAGAGCTAATGTGTATTAAAGTTTTGGGCGGCAGCAAGAGAAGATACGCGACGCTTGGCGACGTTATCATCTGCTCGGTCAAAAAGGCGCTTCCAAACGGTAAGATAAAAAAAGGTCAAGTGGTAAAAGCGGTCGTCGTTAGAACTAAAAAAGAGGTTCAAAGAGACAACGGCTCGCTAATCCGCTTCGACGAAAACGCAGCCGTCATCCTAGATAACAAACGCGAGCCTATCGGTACTCGTATCTTTGGACCGGTCGGCCGTGAGGTTAGATATGCTAACTTTATGAAAATCGTTTCGCTTGCTCCGGAGGTGTTATAA
- the rplX gene encoding 50S ribosomal protein L24, whose protein sequence is MANVKFKVKKGDTVKIIAGDDKGKTGKILSVLAKKGQVIVEGCKVAKKAIKPSEKTPNGGFINKEMPIDISNVAKVEG, encoded by the coding sequence ATGGCTAACGTTAAATTTAAAGTAAAAAAAGGCGATACCGTTAAGATCATCGCAGGCGACGACAAAGGTAAAACAGGTAAAATTTTATCCGTCCTAGCCAAAAAAGGACAAGTCATCGTCGAGGGCTGCAAGGTAGCTAAAAAAGCTATAAAACCTAGCGAAAAGACCCCAAACGGCGGCTTTATCAATAAAGAGATGCCTATTGATATCTCAAATGTTGCAAAAGTTGAGGGCTGA
- the rplE gene encoding 50S ribosomal protein L5, whose translation MNRLKAKYNEVVKPALAKEFDIKNPMLIPAIEKIVISVGAGESAKDQKQLQNIADTISLIAGQKAVVTDAKKSVAGFKVREGFPVGVKVTLRKENMFAFLDKLISIALPRVKDFRGLPKDGFDGRGNYNFGLNEQLMFPEVEYDKILRTHGMNIVIVTTTNSDKEAFKLLELFGLPFAKGK comes from the coding sequence ATGAATAGATTAAAAGCTAAATACAATGAGGTCGTAAAGCCTGCTTTGGCTAAAGAATTCGACATCAAAAATCCTATGCTAATCCCTGCGATCGAAAAGATCGTGATAAGCGTAGGCGCTGGCGAATCGGCTAAAGATCAAAAGCAACTTCAAAACATCGCCGATACTATTTCGCTAATCGCAGGACAAAAAGCCGTAGTTACCGATGCTAAAAAATCGGTCGCGGGCTTTAAAGTGCGCGAGGGATTTCCTGTCGGCGTAAAAGTAACGCTTAGAAAAGAGAATATGTTTGCGTTTTTAGACAAACTAATCTCTATTGCTCTACCGAGAGTTAAGGACTTTAGAGGTCTTCCAAAAGACGGCTTTGATGGACGTGGAAACTACAACTTCGGTCTTAACGAGCAGCTAATGTTCCCAGAGGTCGAGTATGATAAGATTTTACGCACTCACGGTATGAATATAGTTATAGTCACGACGACAAACAGCGACAAAGAGGCATTCAAATTGCTTGAGCTATTTGGTTTGCCGTTTGCGAAAGGAAAGTAA
- a CDS encoding type Z 30S ribosomal protein S14, which produces MAKKSMIAKAARKPKFAVRGYTRCQICGRPHSVYKDFGICRVCLRKMANEGLIPGLKKASW; this is translated from the coding sequence ATGGCGAAAAAATCAATGATAGCAAAGGCTGCCAGAAAGCCTAAATTTGCGGTTCGCGGCTATACGAGATGCCAAATTTGCGGACGTCCGCATTCGGTTTATAAAGATTTTGGAATTTGCCGCGTATGCCTAAGAAAAATGGCTAACGAGGGACTAATCCCGGGTCTAAAAAAAGCAAGCTGGTAA
- the rpsH gene encoding 30S ribosomal protein S8: MLNDLISDGLTRIRNAAMRRLETTKLLHSNVVEATLSILAAKGYIESYNVVEEDKKKFINVVLKYDEHGRSVINELKRVSSPGRRVYKGKDEIKRFKNGYGTIIVSTSKGVLSNEDAHKVGVGGEILCSVW; the protein is encoded by the coding sequence ATGTTAAACGACTTAATTTCAGACGGACTAACTCGCATTAGAAACGCCGCAATGAGAAGACTCGAGACCACGAAGCTTCTTCATTCAAACGTCGTCGAGGCTACTTTATCTATCCTTGCGGCTAAAGGCTATATCGAGAGCTACAACGTCGTAGAAGAAGATAAAAAGAAATTTATAAACGTAGTTTTAAAATACGACGAGCACGGTAGAAGCGTGATTAACGAGCTTAAGCGCGTATCAAGCCCGGGTCGCCGCGTTTATAAGGGAAAAGACGAGATCAAGAGATTTAAAAACGGCTACGGAACGATCATCGTTAGCACCAGCAAAGGCGTTTTAAGCAACGAAGACGCTCACAAAGTTGGCGTAGGCGGCGAAATCCTCTGCTCTGTGTGGTAA